One genomic window of Medicago truncatula cultivar Jemalong A17 chromosome 1, MtrunA17r5.0-ANR, whole genome shotgun sequence includes the following:
- the LOC112418701 gene encoding ubiquitin receptor RAD23b yields the protein MKLTVKTLKGSHFEIRVHPSDSIMAVKMNIEDIQGKDNYPCRQQLLIHNGKVLKDETTLADNEVSEDGFLVVMLSKVNNRSMSGECFVDNSEEEDEEHLFDESDEEDEEQFFDDLDGDEDKE from the exons ATGAAGCTCACAGTGAAGACTCTGAAAGGAAGCCATTTCGAAATCAGAGTTCATCCTTCTGATTCT ATAATGGCTGTAAAAATGAATATTGAAGACATTCAAGGAAAAGATAATTACCCATGCAGACAACAATTGCTAATTCACAATGGAAAAGTTTTGAAAGATGAAACTACTTTAGCTGATAATGAAGTCTCTGAAGATGGCTTTCTTGTTGTCATGCTCAGTAAG GTAAATAATAGATCTATGAGTGGTGAGTGTTTCGTTGATAACtctgaagaagaggatgaagaacaCTTATTTGATGAATCAGACGAAGAGGATGAAGAACAATTCTTTGATGACTTGGACGGAGATGAGGATAAAGAATAA
- the LOC112419151 gene encoding uncharacterized protein: MRSQIAQLLEQNEALLASVETIQQVQQQEKTDSHHGDLDEPEPQPFSTEIWNAPVPDNFKPPQLPTFDGRSDPSEHVTVFNTRMSVYGVADSLKCKLLAGTLADAALRWYMSLPRFSIVGYQDLTKKFTQQFSGTRHRKVLSTSLFNVRQGPNESLREYLARFNDSTIKVSNPNQEVFVGAFQNGLRAGQFNESLAQKPADSMEEIIARAECYVKGEESNAEKRARDVKEKGSSGGERRNHYVPPNRDRGTFKKPYERNQPRYVPEHFTPLNTRPEKILKEVFESKIIPPPPFNRSKTMGQDKNAWCKYHLIEGHNTDDCVHLKREIEKLLLNGKLRGYAKEKHHSERREDKPNPEPKHTLHTISGGFAGGGESSNLRKKYVRQVMLLGDSPSSPKKYPHVTFSSEDFGRVLPHDDDPLVISVQLFNWEIKRVLIDTGSSADVLYFDAFSKMGLSEEQLQPFNGTLSGFTGEKVHVRGYVTLKTIFGTGDQQTSIKVRYLVINSPSSYNVIIGRPSINLLDAFVSTKHLLMKYPLDSGRVGVVHGDQKIARECYHASLRLKKHKEFEVQVIDLDPREDFPQERIEPIEEVKDVVIGPLPHQITKIGTSLSGLEEEILVQLLRENVDLFAWAPSDMPGIDIGVACHHLAVRTSVKPVVQRKRKMGEEKRKAVDEEVKKLQEAHFICEIKYPTWLANTVLVKKASGKWRMCVDYTDLNMACPKDPYPLPSIDHLIDNASGYKTLSFMDAYSGYNQIKMDPLDAPKTAFMTNQKNYHYRVMSFGLRNAGATFQRSMDTIFSNQIGRNLEVYIDDLVVKTSEKQSHSVDLKEIFQQIRKFSMRLNPTKCTFGVQAGKFLGFLLTKKGIEANPDKCQAIINMRNPCNIREVQQLTGRLAALSRFLSCAGDKAFAFFATIKKKEEFEWNQECDEAFGKIKQFLTTPPILHRPTKGAGLFLYLSVSENALSSVLVEESDEREKPIYFVSRVLKGAELRYQKIEKLALAVIITARKLRPYFQSHKVVIRTNYPVKQILGKLDLAGRMLSWSVELSEYDIQFAPRNNIKSQVLADFVVEFTSPIQEAVPHVWLLSVDGSSNIKGSGAGIILEGPGDLLIEQSLKFDFKASNNQAEYEALIAGMLLAQEMGAKNLRARSDSQLMTNQISGEYQTKDQQLSKYLARVRKLAGDFQFFEAIYVPRESNSRADLLAKLASTKKPGNNRTVIQEVISAPSTDEKAVFELNQEPEGWMTPLLKFLTGSFVAKNDEYAQLVRRRATKFVVIAGKLYKRGRASPLLRCLGEGETELVLLEVHEGVCGSHIGGRSLAAKLLRAGYYWPRMAHDCCEFVKKCDKCQRFSDKKNAPANELTSVFSPWPFHKWGVDIVGPFPQAPGQLKFLIVDVDYFTKWVEAEAVSKITAERVVKFYWKKIICHFGLPKYIVTDNGTQFASSKVVNFCKQLGIETKFVSVIHPQANGQAESANKMIVNDIKKKLEDAKGLWAEQLHEVLWSYHTTPHSTTGETPFTMVYGADAMLPVEIDTPTWRREHFSEESNEVGIRCTMDMIDEVREAAHIREFAAKQRAARRYNSKVIPRSMKEGDLVLKQVVAPTRIGKLLPSWKGPYRVKEKLQHGAYKLEELSGNPVPRT; the protein is encoded by the exons ATGAGGAGTCAAATCGCCCAACTGTTGGAGCAGAATGAGGCACTTCTCGCCTCAGTCGAAACTATCCAACAGGTGCAACAGCAAGAAAAGACCGACTCTCATCATGGCGATTTGGATGAGCCAGAACCTCAACCGTTTTCAACCGAAATATGGAACGCTCCGGTTCCCGATAACTTTAAACCGCCCCAACTACCAACTTTCGATGGAAGAAGCGACCCTTCAGAGCATGTAACCGTCTTCAACACTCGAATGTCCGTTTATGGAGTTGCTGACTCCCTTAAGTGCAAACTTTTGGCGGGAACTCTTGCCGATGCAGCTTTGCGTTGGTACATGAGCCTTCCTCGTTTCTCCATCGTGGGCTACCAAGACTTGACGAAGAAGTTCACTCAACAGTTTTCCGGGACCCGCCACCGGAAGGTTCTATCAACTAGTTTGTTCAATGTCAGGCAGGGGCCAAACGAATCATTAAGAGAATACCTCGCCCGCTTCAACGACTCAACAATTAAAGTCTCCAACCCCAACCAAGAAGTCTTTGTTGGCGCTTTTCAGAATGGTTTACGGGCAGGACAATTTAATGAATCACTCGCCCAAAAACCCGCTGACTCAATGGAAGAGATAATAGCCCGTGCTGAGTGCTATGTGAAGGGGGAAGAAAGCAATGCTGAAAAAAGGGCTAGAGATGTTAAGGAAAAAGGAAGCTCCGGTGGGGAGCGAAGGAACCACTACGTTCCTCCTAATAGAGACAGAGGAACGTTCAAGAAGCCGTATGAAAGAAACCAGCCGCGCTACGTTCCCGAGCACTTTACCCCTTTAAACACTCGCCCTGAGAAAATCCTCAAGGAAGTTTTCGAGTCCAAAATCATCCCGCCACCTCCTTTCAATCGCTCGAAAACCATGGGTCAGGACAAGAACGCTTGGTGCAAGTACCACTTGATAGAAGGTCATAACACAGATGATTGTGTTCATCTAAAAAGAGAGATTGAGAAGCTCTTACTCAATGGGAAATTGCGTGGGTATGCTAAGGAGAAACATCACAGTGAGAGGCGAGAAGATAAGCCTAACCCTGAACCAAAGCACACTTTACACACAATTTCTGGAGGTTTTGCTGGAGGCGGAGAGTCCAGTAATTTGAGAAAGAAGTACGTTCGCCAGGTAATGCTTCTAGGAGACAGTCCTTCATCGCCCAAAAAGTACCCGCACGTTACTTTCTCATCTGAAGATTTCGGGCGAGTACTTCCCCATGATGATGACCCGCTAGTGATTTCCGTTCAGTTGTTCAACTGGGAGATTAAAAGAGTTCTGATAGACACTGGAAGCTCGGCGGATGTTTTATATTTCGATGCTTTCTCCAAAATGGGTTTAAGTGAGGAACAGCTCCAGCCGTTTAATGGAACCCTCTCAGGCTTTACGGGCGAAAAAGTTCACGTACGGGGATACGTCactttaaaaacaatttttggcACGGGAGACCAACAAACATCAATTAAGGTAAGGTACTTGGTAATAAACTCGCCCAGCTCCTACAATGTGATCATTGGTCGTCCCTCTATCAACCTTCTGGACGCCTTCGTGTCCACAAAACATTTGTTGATGAAGTACCCGCTCGACAGCGGGCGAGTAGGAGTGGTGCATGGCGACCAAAAGATAGCACGCGAATGTTATCACGCCAGCCTCCGACTTAAAAAGCACAAGGAGTTCGAAGTCCAGGTTATTGACCTCGATCCCCGTGAGGATTTTCCCCAAGAAAGGATAGAACCTATCGAAGAAGTAAAAGACGTTGTTATTGGTCCTTTGCCACACCAAATCACAAAGATTGGGACATCCCTTAGTGGGCTAGAGGAAGAAATCCTGGTTCAGCTTTTAAGAGAAAATGTTGATTTATTCGCTTGGGCGCCTTCGGACATGCCCGGAATAGATATTGGGGTGGCCTGTCATCATCTGGCGGTCAGAACATCTGTCAAACCAGTAGTTCAAAGGAAGCGCAAGatgggagaagaaaaaagaaaggcaGTGGATGAAGAGGTCAAAAAGTTGCAGGAAGCACACTTCATTTGTGAGATAAAATACCCCACCTGGCTCGCCAACACTGTCCTCGTAAAGAAAGCATCAGGAAAGTGGAGAATGTGTGTCGATTATACGGACCTTAATATGGCTTGTCCAAAAGATCCGTATCCTCTCCCAAGCATTGATCACCTGATAGATAACGCGTCCGGCTATAAAACCTTGAGTTTCATGGATGCATATTCTGGTTACAATCAGATTAAAATGGACCCGTTAGATGCTCCCAAAACCGCCTTCATGACTAATCAGAAAAACTATCACTACCGGGTTATGTCTTTTGGTCTACGAAACGCCGGAGCAACTTTTCAACGATCCATGGATACAATATTTAGCAATCAGATTGGAAGAAACCTCGAGGTTTATATTGATGACTTGGTGGTAAAAACTTCTGAGAAACAATCCCACTCAGTTGATTTGAAGGAAATTTTTCAGCAAATTAGGAAGTTCAGCATGCGCCTCAATCCCACGAAATGTACGTTCGGAGTTCAAGCAGGAAAATTTTTGGGTTTTCTCTTAACAAAAAAGGGTATCGAAGCTAATCCGGACAAGTGCCAGGCAATCATTAACATGAGAAACCCATGCAATATCAGAGAAGTGCAACAGTTAACAGGTAGGCTGGCGGCTTTATCAAGATTCCTATCTTGCGCCGGAGATAAGGCTTTTGCCTTTTTTGCtacaataaaaaagaaggaGGAGTTTGAATGGAATCAAGAGTGTGACGAAGCTTTTGGCAAGATCAAGCAGTTTTTGACTACACCGCCCATTCTACACCGCCCTACAAAGGGGGCGGGCTTGTTCTTATATCTTTCGGTTTCTGAAAACGCATTAAGCTCAGTACTGGTGGAAGAATCTGACGAACGAGAGAAGCCGATTTATTTTGTGAGCAGAGTCCTCAAAGGGGCAGAATTACGCTACCAGAAGATTGAAAAATTAGCATTGGCTGTTATAATAACTGCCAGGAAATTACGCCCGTATTTTCAAAGTCATAAAGTCGTCATCAGAACAAATTACCCCGTGAAACAAATTCTGGGTAAACTGGACTTGGCAGGAAGAATGCTATCTTGGTCTGTCGAGTTATCAGAGTATGACATTCAGTTCGCCCCTCGAAATAACATCAAGTCTCAAGTTCTAGCAGATTTCGTGGTGGAGTTTACATCGCCGATCCAAGAGGCCGTCCCTCATGTGTGGTTGTTATCAGTGGACGGTTCCTCCAATATAAAAGGAAGCGGGGCCGGCATTATCTTGGAAGGGCCGGGCGACTTACTCATTGAGCAATCTTTAAAATTCGATTTTAAGGCTAGTAACAATCAGGCAGAATATGAAGCTCTGATAGCTGGAATGTTGTTAGCCCAAGAGATGGGAGCCAAGAATCTTAGAGCGCGAAGTGATTCTCAATTGATGACTAATCAAATTTCTGGGGAGTACCAAACCAAAGATCAGCAACTGTCCAAGTACTTAGCTAGGGTACGGAAGCTAGCTGGTGATTTTCAGTTCTTTGAAGCCATTTATGTCCCAAGGGAATCAAATTCGCGGGCTGATTTGTTGGCTAAGCTGGCTAGCACCAAGAAGCCTGGAAATAATCGAACGGTAATCCAAGAGGTAATATCTGCTCCTAGTACCGATGAAAAGGCAGTTTTCGAGTTAAATCAAGAGCCTGAAGGGTGGATGACTCCGCTGTTGAAATTTTTGACGGGATCTTTCGTCgccaaaaatgatgaatatgctCAGTTAGTTAGAAGAAGGGCGACCAAATTCGTGGTGATCGCCGGGAAACTCTATAAGCGGGGAAGAGCTTCACCTTTGCTTAGATGTTTGGGCGAAGGTGAAACGGAGCTGGTCCTCTTAGAGGTACATGAGGGAGTTTGTGGAAGCCATATTGGCGGGCGATCTCTGGCTGCAAAGCTATTACGGGCTGGGTATTACTGGCCTAGAATGGCTCATGATTGTTGTGAATTTGTGAAGAAGTGTGATAAATGTCAACGTTTTTCTGATAAAAAGAACGCTCCTGCTAACGAGCTCACGTCTGTTTTTTCTCCGTGGCCTTTCCATAAGTGGGGGGTTGATATCGTGGGACCTTTCCCACAAGCCCCTGGACAGTTGAAGTTCCTCATTGTGGACGTGGACTATTTCACAAAATGGGTCGAAGCAGAAGCAGTCTCAAAAATCACAGCGGAACGAGTAGTGAAGTTTTACTGGAAGAAGATTATCTGCCATTTTGGTCTTCCAAAATATATTGTGACAGATAATGGGACACAGTTTGCAAGTTCTAAAGTCGTAAATTTTTGCAAGCAGCTGGGGATAGAAACAAAATTTGTCTCCGTCATTCACCCTCAAGCCAATGGTCAAGCAGAATCCGCTAATAAAATGATAGTTAACGACATCAAAAAGAAGCTAGAGGACGCTAAAGGTCTTTGGGCAGAACAATTGCACGAG GTATTATGGTCATATCATACAACTCCTCACTCTACCACTGGGGAAACGCCATTCACTATGGTATACGGTGCTGATGCAATGCTCCCAGTAGAAATAGATACCCCAACATGGCGCAGAGAGCATTTCTCTGAGGAGTCCAATGAGGTGGGAATTCGGTGTACTATGgacatgattgatgaagtgcgGGAAGCAGCACACATCAGGGAATTCGCAGCCAAGCAAAGAGCAGCACGAAGATACAACTCCAAAGTTATACCAAGAAGCATGAAGGAAGGCGACTTGGTTCTGAAACAAGTGGTCGCCCCAACCAGGATTGGAAAGTTACTGCCTAGTTGGAAGGGTCCCTATAGAGTAAAAGAAAAGCTACAGCATGGAGCCTATAAACTGGAAGAATTAAGTGGAAACCCAGTTCCTAGAACCTAG